In the Euphorbia lathyris chromosome 5, ddEupLath1.1, whole genome shotgun sequence genome, one interval contains:
- the LOC136230725 gene encoding serine/threonine-protein kinase MHK isoform X2, with product MERYKILEELGDGTCGSVFKAINYETCETVAVKKMKRKFYIWEECTNLREVKALRKLNHPNIIKLKEVVRENNELFFIFEYMEYNLYQIMREREKPFTEEEIRSFMCQMLQGLAHMHRNGYFHRDLKPENLLVTNNVLKIADFGLAREVSSLPPYTEYVSTRWYRAPEVLLQSSSYTPAIDMWAVGAILAELFTLSPIFPGESEIDQLYKICCVLGSPDWNTFPGATNVSRLMNICYSEILPANLSYIIPNASFEAIDLIMRLCSWDPLKRPTAEQALQHPFFHVSVWVPYPIQDPLELRLNNIGPEPNLELNLWDFGGEPDDCFLGLTLAVKPSISNLETVRNVSRGMAEDFLFCSDFKDHQEQSVFWSLLSSNQNGLPSVESSLSLSFSSMQHPSVVPQSSGCAMTSLQPNILDCPLLAMSSPFQQSQYL from the exons ATGGAAAG ATATAAAATTTTGGAAGAGCTTGGTGATGGTACATGTGGTAGTGTATTTAAGGCAATCAATTATGAAACATGTGAAACA GTTGCTGTCAAGAAAATGAAGAGAAAGTTCTATATCTGGGAAGAATGCACGAACCTGAGAGAGGTTAAA GCCCTTCGTAAATTGAATCATCCCAATATTATAAAGTTGAAAGAGGTTGTTAGGGAAAATAATGAGCTATTCTTCATATTTGAATACATG GAGTACAATCTATATCAGATCATGAGAGAACGAGAAAAACCTTTCACAGAGGAAGAGATAAGGAGCTTTATGTGTCAGATGCTGCAAGGACTTGCTCACATGCACAGGAATGGATATTTTCATCGGGATTTAAAACCTG AGAACTTGCTGGTGACAAATAATGTTCTTAAAATTGCTGACTTTGGACTGGCTAGAGAAGTCTCATCATTGCCTCCTTATACTGAATATGTTTCCACTCGATG GTACCGAGCTCCTGAAGTTTTGTTGCAGTCCTCATCATACACTCCTGCAATTG ATATGTGGGCAGTTGGTGCGATACTAGCTGAGCTATTCACATTGTCCCCAATTTTCCCTGGTGAAAG TGAAATTGATCAGTTGTACAAGATATGCTGTGTGCTTGGTTCACCTGATTGGAATACTTTTCCTGGGGCAACAAATGTCTCTCGATTGATGAATATTTGTTATTCAGAG ATATTGCCTGCAAACCTTTCTTACATCATTCCAAATGCTAGCTTTGAAGCCATTGATCTGATCATG CGATTATGTTCGTGGGACCCATTGAAGAGACCAACTGCTGAACAAGCGCTGCAGCATCCATTTTTCCAT GTGAGTGTATGGGTTCCTTATCCGATCCAAGATCCACTTGAGTTAAGGCTCAATAATATAG GACCAGAGCCAAATCTTGAGCTAAATCTGTGGGATTTTGGTGGTGAACCTGATGATTGTTTTCTTGGCTTGACATTGGCAGTGAAGCCCAGTATTTCAAACTTGG AGACAGTACGTAATGTTTCTCGAGGTATGGCAGAG GATTTTCTGTTTTGCTCGGATTTCAAAGATCACCAAGAACAGTCAG TTTTCTGGTCACTGCTATCTTCCAATCAAAATGGACTGCCGTCAGTTGAGTCATCATTGTCATTGTCCTTCAG TTCAATGCAGCACCCATCGGTTGTTCCACAATCATCGGGGTGTGCCATGACGTCCCTTCAGCCAAATATCTTAGATTGTCCATTATTGGCAATGTCCTCCCCATTTCAGCAAAGTCAATACCTTTGA
- the LOC136230725 gene encoding serine/threonine-protein kinase MHK isoform X1 — protein MERYKILEELGDGTCGSVFKAINYETCETVAVKKMKRKFYIWEECTNLREVKALRKLNHPNIIKLKEVVRENNELFFIFEYMEYNLYQIMREREKPFTEEEIRSFMCQMLQGLAHMHRNGYFHRDLKPENLLVTNNVLKIADFGLAREVSSLPPYTEYVSTRWYRAPEVLLQSSSYTPAIDMWAVGAILAELFTLSPIFPGESEIDQLYKICCVLGSPDWNTFPGATNVSRLMNICYSEILPANLSYIIPNASFEAIDLIMRLCSWDPLKRPTAEQALQHPFFHVSVWVPYPIQDPLELRLNNIAGPEPNLELNLWDFGGEPDDCFLGLTLAVKPSISNLETVRNVSRGMAEDFLFCSDFKDHQEQSVFWSLLSSNQNGLPSVESSLSLSFSSMQHPSVVPQSSGCAMTSLQPNILDCPLLAMSSPFQQSQYL, from the exons ATGGAAAG ATATAAAATTTTGGAAGAGCTTGGTGATGGTACATGTGGTAGTGTATTTAAGGCAATCAATTATGAAACATGTGAAACA GTTGCTGTCAAGAAAATGAAGAGAAAGTTCTATATCTGGGAAGAATGCACGAACCTGAGAGAGGTTAAA GCCCTTCGTAAATTGAATCATCCCAATATTATAAAGTTGAAAGAGGTTGTTAGGGAAAATAATGAGCTATTCTTCATATTTGAATACATG GAGTACAATCTATATCAGATCATGAGAGAACGAGAAAAACCTTTCACAGAGGAAGAGATAAGGAGCTTTATGTGTCAGATGCTGCAAGGACTTGCTCACATGCACAGGAATGGATATTTTCATCGGGATTTAAAACCTG AGAACTTGCTGGTGACAAATAATGTTCTTAAAATTGCTGACTTTGGACTGGCTAGAGAAGTCTCATCATTGCCTCCTTATACTGAATATGTTTCCACTCGATG GTACCGAGCTCCTGAAGTTTTGTTGCAGTCCTCATCATACACTCCTGCAATTG ATATGTGGGCAGTTGGTGCGATACTAGCTGAGCTATTCACATTGTCCCCAATTTTCCCTGGTGAAAG TGAAATTGATCAGTTGTACAAGATATGCTGTGTGCTTGGTTCACCTGATTGGAATACTTTTCCTGGGGCAACAAATGTCTCTCGATTGATGAATATTTGTTATTCAGAG ATATTGCCTGCAAACCTTTCTTACATCATTCCAAATGCTAGCTTTGAAGCCATTGATCTGATCATG CGATTATGTTCGTGGGACCCATTGAAGAGACCAACTGCTGAACAAGCGCTGCAGCATCCATTTTTCCAT GTGAGTGTATGGGTTCCTTATCCGATCCAAGATCCACTTGAGTTAAGGCTCAATAATATAG CAGGACCAGAGCCAAATCTTGAGCTAAATCTGTGGGATTTTGGTGGTGAACCTGATGATTGTTTTCTTGGCTTGACATTGGCAGTGAAGCCCAGTATTTCAAACTTGG AGACAGTACGTAATGTTTCTCGAGGTATGGCAGAG GATTTTCTGTTTTGCTCGGATTTCAAAGATCACCAAGAACAGTCAG TTTTCTGGTCACTGCTATCTTCCAATCAAAATGGACTGCCGTCAGTTGAGTCATCATTGTCATTGTCCTTCAG TTCAATGCAGCACCCATCGGTTGTTCCACAATCATCGGGGTGTGCCATGACGTCCCTTCAGCCAAATATCTTAGATTGTCCATTATTGGCAATGTCCTCCCCATTTCAGCAAAGTCAATACCTTTGA